In Amycolatopsis coloradensis, one genomic interval encodes:
- the tilS gene encoding tRNA lysidine(34) synthetase TilS: MSGPDPAIAAVRTAVRDFLASIDSTGAVDELCVAVSGGADSLALAEAAAFTGGRAGLKVRALVVDHGLQEGSAETAARAANTARELGADTAEVLKVRVEGAGGPEAAARRARYGALRSALPDGRGVVLLGHTLDDQAETVLLGLGRGSGPRSLAGMRPHDPPWGRPLLGITRATTRRACQALGVDPWQDPHNEDPRFTRVRLRTEVLPLLEEVLSGGVAASLARTAAQLREDTEALDTLAGEVHLRAFTGEGLDVAVLATEPPALRRRVIRRWLLDSGVRELTDAHLRSVDALVGNWRGQGGVWLPGDLVAARAHGRLSLEAPQSTT, translated from the coding sequence GTGAGCGGGCCGGATCCGGCGATCGCGGCCGTGCGGACGGCCGTGCGGGACTTCCTCGCGTCGATCGACAGCACAGGCGCCGTCGACGAGCTGTGCGTCGCGGTTTCCGGGGGCGCGGACTCCTTGGCGCTGGCCGAAGCGGCCGCGTTCACCGGCGGCCGCGCGGGGCTGAAGGTGCGGGCACTCGTCGTCGACCACGGCCTCCAGGAGGGTTCCGCCGAAACCGCCGCCCGCGCCGCGAACACGGCTCGGGAGCTGGGCGCCGACACGGCCGAAGTCCTGAAGGTGCGGGTCGAGGGCGCGGGCGGACCGGAGGCGGCGGCCCGCCGGGCCCGCTACGGCGCCTTGCGCTCGGCGCTGCCGGACGGACGCGGGGTAGTCCTGCTCGGCCACACCCTCGACGACCAGGCCGAAACCGTGCTGCTCGGCCTCGGCCGGGGTTCCGGGCCGCGGTCATTGGCCGGGATGCGCCCGCACGACCCGCCGTGGGGACGGCCGCTGCTCGGCATCACCCGCGCCACCACCCGGCGGGCCTGCCAGGCGCTCGGCGTCGACCCGTGGCAGGACCCGCACAACGAAGACCCGCGGTTCACCCGTGTCCGGTTACGGACCGAAGTACTGCCCCTCCTGGAGGAGGTGCTGTCCGGCGGTGTCGCGGCGTCGCTCGCCCGCACGGCGGCGCAACTGCGCGAAGACACGGAGGCGTTGGACACACTCGCGGGCGAGGTCCACCTGCGCGCCTTCACCGGTGAAGGGCTCGACGTCGCGGTGCTCGCCACCGAACCGCCCGCGCTGAGGCGGCGCGTCATCCGCAGGTGGCTGCTGGACTCCGGCGTCCGCGAACTCACCGACGCCCACCTGCGTTCGGTCGACGCTCTGGTGGGGAACTGGCGGGGTCAGGGCGGGGTCTGGCTACCCGGCGACTTGGTGGCCGCGCGGGCGCATGGCAGGCTCTCCCTCGAAGCACCCCAGTCCACCACCTAG
- the hpt gene encoding hypoxanthine phosphoribosyltransferase, whose protein sequence is MYEGEIASVLVTEQQINDKIAELAAKVAADYPADGPGAGQGDLLLVGVLKGAVMFMTDFARALPLPCQLEFMAVSSYGSATSSSGVVRILKDLDRDIAGRDVLIVEDIVDSGLTLSWLLKNLASRNPASLEVVSLLRKPEAVKVDVPVKYIGFDIPNEFVVGYGLDYAERYRDLPYIGTLDPHVYTS, encoded by the coding sequence GTGTACGAAGGCGAGATCGCCTCCGTGCTCGTCACCGAGCAGCAGATCAACGACAAGATCGCCGAGCTGGCGGCAAAGGTCGCGGCGGACTACCCGGCCGACGGCCCCGGCGCCGGGCAGGGAGACCTCCTGCTCGTCGGCGTGCTCAAGGGCGCGGTGATGTTCATGACCGACTTCGCCAGGGCGCTCCCCCTTCCCTGCCAGCTCGAGTTCATGGCGGTCTCCTCCTACGGCTCGGCGACGTCGTCGTCCGGCGTGGTGCGGATCCTCAAGGACCTCGATCGCGACATCGCCGGCCGCGACGTGCTCATCGTCGAGGACATCGTCGACTCCGGGCTGACCCTGTCCTGGCTGCTGAAGAACCTCGCGAGCCGGAACCCCGCCTCGCTCGAGGTCGTCTCGCTCCTGCGCAAGCCGGAGGCGGTCAAGGTCGATGTACCGGTCAAGTACATCGGGTTCGACATTCCCAACGAATTCGTAGTCGGATACGGCCTCGACTACGCGGAGCGTTACCGGGACCTGCCCTACATCGGCACCTTGGATCCGCACGTTTACACGTCCTGA
- a CDS encoding ESX secretion-associated protein EspG, whose amino-acid sequence MANGELLTPVELDFLWEGANAGELPYPLRLRSHGATMDERGALRTQTLQSLNQRRLADERGRPEPHIEDYFGVLARPDLSLDCVQLNNPNTEPLLAVASLLGGQGLLTVQDPRGFHFHPIAPDGLASAIVSLLPPGSRGTEKSITLPLDGLVGASGADFLQRRQPQVDGSATSDEDRKALSRLQAQPRLRGGQFGANARSKHGTRSRSSVLSWFDTQSGRYFTQATRGSDGRDWITVAPADPATLRQRLTELLGKIAAEASPAH is encoded by the coding sequence ATGGCGAACGGTGAACTGCTCACCCCGGTCGAGCTGGACTTCCTGTGGGAGGGCGCGAACGCCGGAGAGCTGCCGTACCCGCTGCGGCTCCGCTCGCACGGGGCGACCATGGACGAGCGCGGCGCCCTGCGGACGCAGACGCTCCAGTCGCTGAACCAGCGTCGTCTCGCCGACGAGCGCGGACGCCCCGAGCCGCATATCGAGGACTACTTCGGTGTCCTCGCGAGGCCGGACCTGAGCCTGGACTGCGTCCAGCTCAACAATCCCAACACCGAACCGCTGCTCGCGGTCGCGTCGCTGCTCGGCGGCCAAGGCCTGCTGACGGTGCAGGACCCGCGCGGTTTCCACTTCCACCCGATCGCCCCGGACGGCCTCGCGAGCGCGATCGTCTCCCTCCTGCCGCCGGGTTCGCGCGGGACGGAGAAGTCGATCACCCTCCCGCTGGACGGGCTCGTCGGCGCTTCGGGCGCGGACTTCCTCCAGCGTCGTCAGCCGCAGGTCGACGGTTCGGCGACGTCCGACGAGGACCGCAAGGCCCTGTCGAGGCTCCAGGCGCAGCCGCGGCTTCGCGGTGGCCAGTTCGGCGCCAACGCGCGCAGCAAACACGGCACGCGGAGCCGGTCTTCGGTGCTGAGCTGGTTCGACACACAGTCCGGCCGGTACTTCACCCAGGCCACCCGCGGTTCCGACGGCCGGGACTGGATCACCGTCGCGCCCGCGGACCCGGCGACGCTGCGGCAGCGGCTCACGGAGTTGCTGGGGAAGATCGCGGCCGAGGCCTCGCCCGCGCACTGA
- a CDS encoding ESX secretion-associated protein EspG: protein MHQEHFTPMAFDFLWESAELGDLPYPLRVRSHGATELERRALRQRVDNELQARGIRDGRGRLERRIEDWLYLLARGSLTIDALHIPEFQAPTIAVLGATDGRDAVIAIQDQSGIWLREAPADGLPTAVVDLLPPGKRGSEASVTLPIDDARRTEPIRAAINPTKQAEEPEAAKSRRKDRSRVSLSERITADPREAFGKLTGQPRLRGGQLAANSRSHVGAKQRSRVLGWFDTASGRYLSTSQAGPDGREWVTVSPADVKTLRMRLGEMAAGVAVDTR, encoded by the coding sequence ATGCACCAGGAACACTTCACACCGATGGCGTTCGACTTCCTCTGGGAGTCCGCCGAGCTCGGCGACCTGCCATACCCGCTGCGCGTCCGGTCGCACGGCGCGACCGAGCTCGAGCGCCGGGCGCTGCGCCAGCGCGTCGACAACGAACTCCAGGCCCGCGGCATCCGCGACGGCAGGGGAAGGCTGGAGCGGAGGATCGAGGACTGGCTGTATCTCCTCGCCCGCGGTTCGCTGACCATCGACGCGCTGCACATCCCCGAATTCCAGGCCCCGACGATCGCCGTGCTCGGCGCCACCGACGGCCGCGACGCGGTGATCGCGATCCAGGACCAGTCCGGGATCTGGCTGCGCGAAGCACCCGCAGACGGGCTCCCGACAGCGGTCGTCGACCTGCTGCCCCCCGGGAAGCGCGGCTCGGAGGCGTCCGTCACGCTGCCGATCGACGACGCCCGCCGCACCGAGCCGATCCGCGCGGCCATCAACCCGACGAAGCAGGCCGAGGAGCCCGAAGCGGCGAAGAGCCGCCGCAAGGACAGGTCGCGCGTCTCGCTCAGTGAACGCATCACCGCGGATCCGCGCGAGGCGTTCGGCAAGCTCACCGGCCAGCCGAGGCTGCGCGGCGGTCAGCTCGCGGCGAACAGCCGGTCCCACGTGGGCGCCAAGCAGCGGTCCCGGGTCCTCGGCTGGTTCGACACCGCCAGCGGCCGCTATCTCAGCACGTCACAGGCCGGTCCCGACGGACGCGAGTGGGTCACCGTCTCGCCCGCCGACGTCAAGACACTCCGAATGCGGCTGGGCGAAATGGCCGCCGGTGTGGCGGTCGACACACGCTAG
- the ftsH gene encoding ATP-dependent zinc metalloprotease FtsH: MNRKSVLRNPVLWILAAVLAFLAYNTIFDSDRGYTQVPISIANQQITANNVKEASQEDKEQQIKLLLNKKIEVDGQQVDQIIAQYPANVAGTIYGQLIGLKSGDNPVKFTTKVTQQNVLTQILIFAIPLALVLGLLMWMMNNAQGGGNRVLNFGKSKAKQLNKDMPKTTFGDVAGADEAVEELYEIKDFLQNPARYQALGAKIPKGVLLYGPPGTGKTLLARAVAGEAGVPFYTISGSDFVEMFVGVGASRVRDLFEQAKQNAPCIIFVDEIDAVGRQRGAGLGGGHDEREQTLNQLLVEMDGFDARGGIILIAATNRPDILDPALLRPGRFDRQIPVSAPDMRGRKAILEVHAKGKPIAQGTDLSSLAKRTVGMSGADLANVLNEAALLTARQNGHVITDAALEESVDRVVGGPARKSRIISEKEKKITAYHEGGHALAAWAMPDIEPVYKLTILPRGRTGGHALLVPEDDKELMTRSEMIGRLVFAMGGRTAEELVFHEPTTGASSDIEQATKIARAMVTEYGMSARLGAVKYGQEQGDPFLGRSAGRQADYSLEVAHEIDEEVRKLIETAHTEAWHVLSTYRDVLDELVIELLEKETLTRKDLERIFATVEKRPHITIFNEFGDRKPSDKPPIKTPGELAMERGEPWPPPEEKKEQPVLQPAPTPVGTAQGGGDLPGGPPYAQPAPPPDPNANPYAPPPPGAYPNGGRPNGGPNGTGHWPQAYGGQQPGGPAGGYQGGPVGGPPNYGAPPGWTPATQPGGQPNQPWRPAEDRPRDGWFADQPGGQQDEGQQRRDDGQDDTKR; this comes from the coding sequence ATGAACCGGAAGAGCGTGCTCAGGAACCCAGTGCTCTGGATTCTCGCGGCGGTACTGGCGTTTCTCGCATACAACACGATCTTCGACAGTGATCGTGGCTACACCCAGGTGCCGATCTCGATCGCGAACCAGCAGATCACCGCGAACAACGTCAAGGAAGCCTCGCAAGAGGACAAGGAGCAGCAGATCAAGCTGCTGCTGAACAAGAAGATCGAGGTCGACGGCCAGCAGGTCGACCAGATCATCGCGCAGTACCCGGCGAACGTCGCGGGCACCATCTACGGCCAGCTCATCGGCCTGAAGAGCGGTGACAACCCGGTCAAGTTCACCACCAAGGTCACCCAGCAGAACGTCCTCACCCAGATCCTGATCTTCGCCATCCCGCTGGCGCTGGTGCTGGGCCTGCTGATGTGGATGATGAACAACGCCCAGGGCGGCGGGAACCGCGTCCTCAACTTCGGCAAGTCGAAGGCCAAGCAGCTCAACAAGGACATGCCCAAGACGACCTTCGGGGACGTCGCGGGCGCCGACGAGGCCGTCGAAGAGCTGTACGAGATCAAGGACTTCCTGCAGAACCCGGCGCGCTACCAGGCTCTCGGCGCGAAGATCCCCAAGGGCGTCCTGCTCTACGGGCCGCCCGGTACCGGTAAGACGCTGCTCGCGCGAGCCGTCGCCGGCGAGGCGGGCGTGCCGTTCTACACGATCTCCGGTTCCGACTTCGTCGAGATGTTCGTCGGTGTCGGTGCTTCCCGAGTCCGCGACCTGTTCGAGCAGGCCAAGCAGAACGCGCCCTGCATCATCTTCGTCGACGAGATCGACGCGGTCGGCCGCCAGCGCGGCGCCGGCCTCGGCGGCGGCCACGACGAACGCGAGCAGACGCTGAACCAGCTCCTCGTCGAGATGGACGGCTTCGACGCGCGCGGCGGCATCATCCTGATCGCCGCGACCAACCGTCCCGACATCCTCGACCCGGCGCTCCTGCGTCCCGGCCGCTTCGACCGCCAGATCCCGGTGTCCGCGCCGGATATGCGCGGCCGCAAGGCGATCCTCGAAGTGCACGCCAAGGGCAAGCCGATCGCGCAGGGCACCGACCTGAGCAGCCTCGCCAAGCGGACCGTCGGCATGTCCGGCGCGGACCTGGCGAACGTGCTCAACGAGGCCGCGCTGCTCACCGCCCGCCAGAACGGGCACGTGATCACCGACGCCGCGCTGGAGGAGTCGGTCGACCGCGTCGTCGGCGGCCCCGCCCGCAAGAGCCGGATCATCTCCGAGAAGGAGAAGAAGATCACGGCCTACCACGAGGGCGGGCACGCGCTCGCCGCGTGGGCGATGCCGGATATCGAACCGGTCTACAAGCTGACGATCCTGCCGCGCGGGCGCACCGGCGGTCACGCCCTGCTCGTGCCGGAGGACGACAAGGAGTTGATGACCCGTTCGGAGATGATCGGGCGCCTGGTCTTCGCGATGGGCGGCCGGACGGCGGAGGAACTCGTCTTCCACGAGCCCACCACCGGTGCCTCCTCCGACATCGAGCAGGCGACGAAGATCGCCCGCGCGATGGTCACCGAATACGGCATGAGCGCCCGGCTCGGCGCGGTCAAGTACGGCCAGGAGCAGGGCGACCCGTTCCTCGGCCGCTCGGCGGGCCGCCAGGCGGACTACTCGCTCGAGGTCGCGCACGAGATCGACGAGGAGGTGCGCAAGCTCATCGAGACCGCGCACACCGAGGCGTGGCACGTGCTGAGCACCTACCGCGACGTGCTGGACGAGCTGGTCATCGAGCTCCTCGAAAAGGAGACGCTGACCCGCAAGGACCTCGAGCGGATCTTCGCGACCGTCGAGAAGCGCCCGCACATCACGATCTTCAACGAGTTCGGCGACCGCAAGCCGTCCGACAAGCCGCCGATCAAGACCCCCGGCGAGCTGGCGATGGAGCGCGGCGAGCCGTGGCCGCCGCCGGAGGAGAAGAAGGAGCAGCCGGTGCTGCAGCCGGCGCCGACCCCGGTCGGCACCGCGCAGGGCGGTGGCGACCTTCCCGGCGGTCCGCCGTACGCGCAGCCCGCTCCGCCGCCGGACCCGAACGCGAACCCGTACGCTCCGCCGCCGCCGGGCGCCTACCCCAACGGTGGTCGCCCCAACGGTGGGCCGAACGGCACCGGTCACTGGCCCCAGGCATATGGTGGTCAGCAGCCGGGCGGTCCGGCAGGCGGTTACCAGGGTGGGCCCGTTGGCGGTCCGCCGAACTACGGGGCTCCTCCCGGATGGACCCCGGCCACGCAGCCGGGCGGCCAGCCGAACCAGCCCTGGCGTCCCGCCGAAGACCGCCCGCGCGACGGCTGGTTCGCTGACCAGCCCGGCGGTCAGCAGGACGAAGGACAGCAACGGCGTGACGACGGACAGGACGACACCAAGCGGTAA
- the folE gene encoding GTP cyclohydrolase I FolE produces the protein MTTDRTTPSGNGASPVFDQDRAEKAVRELLLACGEDPDRDGLLETPARVARAYREMFAGLYTEPDHVLDRTFDEAHEELVLVTDIPMFSTCEHHLVPFHGVAHVGYIPNGHGKVTGLSKLARLVDLYAKRPQVQERLTSQVADALMRKLEPRGAIVVVEAEHLCMAMRGIRKPGARTTTSAVRGLLQSSASSRAEALDLIKGRR, from the coding sequence GTGACGACGGACAGGACGACACCAAGCGGTAACGGCGCAAGCCCGGTCTTCGACCAGGACCGGGCCGAGAAGGCCGTACGCGAACTCCTGCTCGCCTGTGGTGAGGACCCGGACCGGGACGGTCTCTTGGAGACCCCGGCCCGGGTCGCTCGCGCTTACCGGGAAATGTTCGCCGGGCTCTACACCGAACCGGACCACGTCCTGGACCGCACGTTCGACGAGGCACACGAAGAACTCGTGCTCGTGACGGACATCCCGATGTTCAGCACCTGTGAACACCACCTCGTGCCCTTCCACGGTGTCGCCCACGTCGGCTACATCCCGAACGGCCACGGCAAGGTCACCGGCCTGTCCAAACTGGCCCGTCTCGTCGACCTCTACGCCAAGCGCCCGCAGGTCCAGGAGCGGCTCACCTCCCAGGTCGCCGACGCGCTCATGCGCAAACTCGAGCCCCGCGGCGCGATCGTCGTGGTCGAGGCCGAGCATCTCTGCATGGCCATGCGCGGTATCCGCAAACCCGGAGCCAGGACGACGACGTCCGCCGTGCGCGGGCTGCTGCAGTCTTCGGCGTCCTCGCGGGCGGAGGCGCTGGATCTGATCAAGGGCCGTCGATGA
- the folP gene encoding dihydropteroate synthase: MTALPRPGRCAVMGILNVTPDSFSDGGRYLGVEQALEHAHEMWARGADLIDVGGESTRPGASRVDAETEISRIMPVIRALAADGVAMSVDTTRAEVALAAVEAGASVINDVSGGLADPNMAKVAAETGVPYVLMHWRGHSKDMNALASYEDVVADVRAELLSRVDEALAAGVDDGAIVLDPGLGFAKNAEHDWALLNGLDSFLALGFPVLVGASRKRFLGRLLSGKDGTPAPPDGRENATAAVSALAAAAGAWGVRVHEVGASIDAVTVAAAWRKGSPVV, from the coding sequence ATGACCGCCCTGCCCCGGCCCGGCCGGTGTGCGGTGATGGGCATCCTGAACGTCACCCCGGATTCCTTTTCGGACGGTGGCCGCTACCTCGGTGTCGAGCAGGCTTTGGAACACGCGCACGAGATGTGGGCGCGCGGCGCGGATCTGATCGATGTCGGCGGGGAGTCGACGCGGCCGGGGGCGTCCCGGGTGGACGCCGAGACCGAGATTTCCCGGATCATGCCGGTGATCCGCGCGCTCGCCGCCGACGGTGTCGCGATGTCCGTGGACACCACCCGCGCCGAAGTCGCCCTCGCCGCCGTCGAGGCGGGCGCTTCCGTCATCAACGACGTCTCCGGTGGGCTGGCCGATCCGAACATGGCGAAGGTCGCCGCCGAAACCGGTGTCCCGTATGTGCTGATGCACTGGCGCGGGCACAGCAAGGACATGAACGCGCTGGCGTCCTATGAGGACGTCGTCGCGGACGTACGCGCCGAGTTGCTGTCCCGAGTGGACGAAGCGCTCGCCGCGGGCGTCGACGACGGCGCGATCGTGCTCGATCCCGGGCTCGGGTTCGCGAAGAACGCCGAACACGACTGGGCGTTGTTGAACGGCCTGGATTCCTTTCTGGCACTGGGTTTCCCGGTCCTCGTCGGCGCCTCGCGCAAACGGTTCCTCGGGCGCCTTTTGTCTGGAAAGGACGGAACGCCCGCCCCGCCGGACGGTCGCGAGAACGCGACCGCGGCCGTGTCCGCGCTCGCCGCGGCGGCCGGTGCCTGGGGAGTGCGGGTGCACGAGGTCGGCGCGAGTATCGACGCCGTGACCGTCGCGGCGGCTTGGCGGAAGGGGAGTCCCGTTGTCTGA
- the folB gene encoding dihydroneopterin aldolase, translating to MSDRITLTGLRVFGRHGVFDHEKRDGQEFVVDIVVWLDLGPAAASDDLTKTLHYGELAELAAGIVAGEPYDLIESVAGKIAGEVLRDERLTAVEVTVHKPSAPIPLNFDDVAVTVFSARADENAQTGRGPEPPRRSA from the coding sequence TTGTCTGACCGGATCACGTTGACCGGATTGAGGGTCTTCGGCAGGCATGGGGTCTTCGACCACGAGAAGCGGGATGGGCAGGAGTTCGTCGTCGACATCGTGGTGTGGCTGGACCTCGGCCCGGCGGCCGCGTCCGACGACCTGACCAAGACGCTGCACTACGGCGAACTGGCGGAGCTCGCCGCCGGGATCGTGGCGGGAGAGCCGTACGACCTCATCGAGAGTGTCGCCGGGAAGATCGCCGGCGAGGTGCTGCGCGACGAGCGGCTGACCGCGGTCGAGGTGACGGTGCACAAGCCGTCCGCGCCGATCCCGCTGAACTTCGACGATGTCGCCGTCACGGTGTTTTCCGCGCGCGCTGACGAAAACGCGCAGACGGGGCGCGGACCGGAGCCACCCCGGCGGTCGGCATGA
- the folK gene encoding 2-amino-4-hydroxy-6-hydroxymethyldihydropteridine diphosphokinase gives MSRALLSLGSNLGDRLAFLQSAVDAVRPAVVAVSSVYETKAWGVEDQPDFLNAVVLVDDPARDHWDWLRIGQAAEQAAERVRELRWGPRTLDVDIVTVDEVRSDDPRLLLPHPGTPERASVLIPWLEIEPGAVLPGHGPVADLLAARPASDRDSVRLTPLTLA, from the coding sequence ATGAGCCGCGCGCTGCTCTCGCTCGGCTCCAACCTGGGTGACCGGCTCGCGTTCCTTCAGTCCGCCGTCGACGCGGTCCGGCCCGCGGTCGTCGCGGTGTCGTCGGTCTACGAGACCAAGGCATGGGGTGTCGAGGATCAGCCGGACTTCCTCAACGCCGTCGTCCTGGTCGACGACCCGGCGCGGGATCACTGGGACTGGCTGCGCATCGGGCAGGCCGCCGAGCAGGCGGCGGAACGCGTGCGCGAACTTCGCTGGGGTCCGCGCACGCTGGATGTCGACATAGTGACCGTGGACGAGGTTCGCTCCGACGACCCTCGGTTGCTGCTTCCCCATCCCGGCACGCCGGAGCGCGCGAGCGTGCTGATCCCCTGGCTGGAGATCGAGCCCGGCGCGGTGCTCCCCGGCCACGGTCCCGTCGCCGATCTCCTCGCCGCCCGCCCCGCTTCGGACCGCGACTCGGTCCGGCTGACCCCCTTGACCCTGGCCTGA
- a CDS encoding MerR family transcriptional regulator codes for MGTAAVFTIGELAKRTGLPVKTIRFYSDEGLLPPTDRTSSGYRLYDATAMARLELVRTLRELGLGLADVERALTREATIGDLAVQHVAALDEQIRRLKLRRAVLRAVAKRDSPLEEVELMNKLASMSDEDRKRLLDEFWADMVEGLDLDPEFYERMRSAKPELPDDPTPEQLEAWIEFAELVQHEEFRASIRRMSEWHSQLRKQDGADFGAKQQELWMAWSAKATEALEAGLAPDSAEGRELAETIFTQSSRNGQDPADPAWRKRLTDGMAISSDPRAERYWLLLGKMNGWPSFPSQMAQAEWIIAALRSALE; via the coding sequence ATGGGCACCGCAGCGGTTTTCACCATCGGGGAGCTGGCCAAACGGACCGGCCTGCCGGTGAAGACCATCCGCTTCTACTCCGACGAGGGGCTCCTGCCCCCGACCGACCGCACCAGCTCCGGCTACCGGCTCTACGACGCCACCGCGATGGCGCGCCTCGAGCTGGTCCGGACGCTGCGGGAGCTCGGGCTCGGCCTCGCCGACGTGGAGCGGGCGCTGACCAGGGAAGCGACCATCGGGGACCTCGCGGTCCAGCACGTCGCCGCCCTGGACGAGCAGATCCGGCGGCTGAAGCTGCGCCGGGCGGTCCTGCGAGCGGTGGCCAAACGGGACTCACCACTGGAGGAGGTCGAACTGATGAACAAACTCGCGTCGATGTCGGACGAAGACCGCAAACGTTTGCTCGACGAGTTCTGGGCGGACATGGTCGAAGGGCTGGACCTGGATCCGGAGTTCTACGAGCGGATGCGCTCGGCGAAACCGGAACTGCCCGACGACCCGACGCCCGAGCAGCTGGAGGCCTGGATCGAGTTCGCCGAACTCGTGCAGCACGAGGAGTTCCGAGCGTCCATCCGGCGGATGAGCGAGTGGCACTCGCAGCTCCGGAAGCAGGACGGAGCGGACTTCGGCGCGAAGCAGCAGGAGCTGTGGATGGCGTGGAGCGCGAAGGCGACCGAAGCGCTCGAAGCCGGCCTCGCGCCCGACTCGGCCGAGGGCCGGGAGCTGGCGGAGACGATCTTCACGCAGTCTTCGCGGAACGGCCAGGACCCGGCCGACCCCGCCTGGCGGAAGCGGCTGACCGACGGGATGGCGATCAGCTCCGACCCGCGCGCCGAGCGGTACTGGCTGCTGCTGGGGAAGATGAACGGCTGGCCGTCGTTCCCCTCGCAGATGGCGCAGGCCGAGTGGATCATCGCCGCCCTGCGCTCCGCGCTGGAGTAG
- a CDS encoding DUF3180 domain-containing protein → MHFTRPRELAVAGLLGLLLAYLVFQVAYGSIPALPLFAGVTLLVLALCEFVLAFIIRSRIKEGRVLAAISVARSVALAKASSLAGSAMTGVWLAAFAYLFPRRDELLAASGDLRSATVGIVSSAALVAAALWLEHCCRTPEGGDRDSDPEPTG, encoded by the coding sequence ATGCACTTCACCCGGCCACGTGAGCTGGCGGTGGCCGGCCTCCTGGGTCTGCTCCTGGCCTATCTGGTCTTCCAGGTCGCCTACGGATCCATCCCCGCGCTTCCGCTCTTCGCCGGAGTCACGCTGCTCGTCCTCGCGCTCTGCGAGTTCGTGCTCGCCTTCATCATCCGGTCGCGGATCAAGGAGGGCCGCGTGCTCGCCGCGATCTCCGTAGCCCGATCGGTGGCCCTCGCCAAGGCCTCTTCGCTCGCCGGATCCGCCATGACGGGCGTCTGGCTCGCGGCTTTCGCGTATCTTTTTCCGCGACGTGACGAACTCCTCGCGGCGAGCGGTGATCTCCGCTCGGCGACGGTCGGGATCGTCAGCTCGGCGGCGCTGGTAGCTGCGGCTTTATGGCTCGAACACTGCTGCCGGACCCCCGAGGGCGGTGATCGGGACAGCGATCCCGAGCCGACCGGTTAA